A region from the Bacteroidota bacterium genome encodes:
- a CDS encoding RluA family pseudouridine synthase, which produces MTTGFLRTVSPEGNEQFIITVPAGKKPERLDVFLTRTIENATRNKVQTGIDEGAVLVNQKRSKSSYQVAPGDVVTVTLPRPPAPEAEPEDIPINLVYEDEQLLVINKPAGMVVHPAFSNWTGTLVNALLHHVQNLSSWHEDPVRPGIVHRIDKDTSGLLVIAKNEVAHARLARDFARHQIEREYWALVVGTLKEPSGTIVKSIIRDPRNRKRFTTHPTDGKHAVTHFQVMRSFGPFSLMKLNLETGRTHQIRVHLSSIGVPIIGDSTYGGTVNHPHLQLVQEKDLFKKLLSVMPRQALHAKTLGFMHPASGEWIRFDSDLPDDFIQCIQLLEKFETNG; this is translated from the coding sequence ATGACCACCGGATTTCTCAGAACGGTTTCACCGGAAGGCAATGAGCAGTTTATTATAACCGTTCCGGCTGGAAAAAAGCCCGAGCGGTTGGATGTATTCCTGACGAGGACCATTGAGAATGCCACCCGGAACAAGGTTCAGACAGGAATTGATGAAGGAGCGGTTCTGGTAAATCAGAAACGGTCAAAATCCAGCTATCAGGTTGCCCCGGGCGATGTGGTAACCGTCACCCTTCCAAGACCTCCTGCACCCGAGGCTGAGCCCGAGGACATCCCCATCAATCTGGTTTATGAAGACGAGCAGTTGCTTGTCATTAACAAGCCGGCAGGAATGGTGGTTCATCCTGCCTTTTCCAACTGGACTGGGACTCTGGTCAACGCGCTTCTACATCATGTTCAGAACCTGAGTTCCTGGCATGAAGACCCGGTTCGTCCGGGTATTGTTCACCGGATTGACAAGGATACCAGTGGTCTGCTGGTCATTGCCAAAAATGAAGTGGCTCATGCCAGACTTGCCCGGGATTTTGCCCGTCATCAGATCGAACGCGAATATTGGGCTTTGGTGGTTGGAACGTTGAAAGAACCGTCGGGAACCATTGTAAAGTCCATCATCCGCGACCCCAGAAACCGGAAACGATTCACCACTCACCCGACCGATGGAAAGCACGCGGTCACTCACTTTCAGGTCATGCGTTCCTTCGGACCGTTTTCTTTGATGAAACTTAATCTGGAAACCGGACGGACTCATCAGATCCGTGTTCATTTGTCATCCATAGGTGTTCCGATAATTGGTGACAGCACCTACGGAGGAACGGTAAACCACCCTCACCTGCAACTCGTTCAGGAAAAGGATCTTTTTAAAAAATTACTTTCCGTGATGCCCCGGCAGGCACTTCATGCTAAAACTCTCGGATTTATGCATCCGGCATCGGGCGAATGGATCCGGTTTGATTCTGACCTGCCTGATGACTTTATTCAATGCATTCAGTTGCTGGAGAAATTTGAAACCAATGGGTGA
- a CDS encoding 3-deoxy-7-phosphoheptulonate synthase yields the protein MSVMQINNTHVKNYRKLITINDLRNKIPLTDKASETIFKGRQDVFDILDSKDDRFVVIIGPCSIHDPAIALDYASRLMKLKSRFEDRMMIIMRVYFEKPRTSVGWKGLINDPHLNGSNDMEAGLHLARKLLIDIAEMGMPTATELLDPIIAAYIAELVSWVAIGARTTESQTHRQMASGLSAPVGFKNGTDGNLDIAVNAIQSSAAGHSFLSVDDNGFCSIVNTSGNKYSHIVLRGGAGRPNYHMEDIEECENKLSKSNFPLKIMVDCSHENSGKNYQKQGLVIRDLMAQKRFGNKSIFGLMVESNIHAGNQKIPADLSQLKYGVSLTDGCIGWEETEQVLGFIYENLG from the coding sequence ATGTCTGTCATGCAGATTAACAATACCCACGTAAAAAATTACCGCAAACTCATTACCATTAATGATTTACGGAACAAGATTCCTCTGACCGATAAAGCCAGTGAAACGATTTTCAAAGGCCGTCAGGATGTGTTTGATATTCTGGACAGCAAAGATGACCGGTTTGTGGTGATTATTGGTCCCTGTTCCATTCATGATCCTGCCATTGCATTGGATTATGCCTCCAGGTTAATGAAACTCAAATCCCGTTTCGAAGACCGGATGATGATTATTATGCGGGTGTATTTTGAAAAACCCAGAACCTCGGTGGGCTGGAAAGGATTGATCAATGATCCGCACCTGAACGGTTCAAATGACATGGAAGCCGGGCTGCACCTGGCCCGGAAACTTCTCATCGACATCGCCGAAATGGGAATGCCCACTGCCACCGAACTTCTCGACCCTATTATTGCCGCCTATATCGCAGAACTTGTCTCCTGGGTGGCCATCGGTGCCCGGACCACCGAATCTCAGACCCACCGGCAGATGGCAAGCGGGTTGTCTGCACCGGTCGGATTTAAAAACGGAACCGACGGGAACCTCGATATTGCCGTTAACGCCATCCAATCATCAGCTGCCGGTCACAGTTTTCTGTCGGTTGATGACAATGGATTCTGTTCCATTGTAAATACGAGCGGAAACAAGTATTCTCATATTGTGCTCCGTGGCGGCGCCGGACGGCCCAACTACCACATGGAAGACATTGAAGAATGTGAAAACAAGCTGAGTAAAAGCAACTTCCCCCTGAAAATTATGGTGGATTGTTCTCATGAAAACTCCGGGAAAAATTATCAGAAACAGGGTCTGGTGATCCGGGATCTGATGGCCCAGAAACGGTTTGGAAACAAATCCATTTTCGGGTTGATGGTCGAGAGCAATATCCACGCCGGGAATCAGAAAATTCCGGCTGATTTGTCCCAGCTTAAATATGGTGTCTCTCTGACGGATGGATGTATCGGGTGGGAAGAGACCGAACAGGTTCTTGGTTTTATCTACGAGAATCTGGGGTAG
- a CDS encoding GNAT family N-acetyltransferase: protein MKPIVSPLTPGIIHLIRLTHLPSDDLGDHIRFFTITENNQIIGVAGLEPAGSDALLRSVAVHPDWQNRGIGKVLTDEMVAQARQSGYQSLWLLTTTAERFFLRYGFEKTDRMKAPEAIRQTSEFKSVCPSSAACMKLDLTP, encoded by the coding sequence ATGAAACCCATCGTCTCACCCCTGACTCCCGGCATCATCCACCTGATCAGGTTAACTCATTTACCATCTGACGATCTTGGAGATCATATCCGGTTTTTTACAATTACTGAAAACAACCAGATCATCGGGGTTGCCGGCCTGGAACCTGCCGGATCTGATGCCCTGCTGCGTTCAGTGGCGGTCCACCCTGACTGGCAAAACCGTGGAATTGGCAAAGTGCTGACCGATGAAATGGTTGCTCAGGCCCGTCAATCCGGATACCAGTCTCTGTGGTTGCTGACCACCACTGCCGAGCGTTTCTTTCTCAGGTATGGGTTCGAAAAAACGGACCGAATGAAGGCCCCGGAAGCAATCAGACAAACTTCGGAATTCAAGTCGGTTTGTCCCTCATCCGCTGCCTGTATGAAACTGGATCTGACACCATGA
- a CDS encoding carbamoyltransferase — MTAILGISCFYHDSAAAILVDGEVVAAAQEERFTRVKHDDRFPHEAIAFCLKKAGLKVSDLTHVAFYDKPIQKFDRLLETYVSYAPLGLRSFLRAMPVWLKDKLWTQDTIQKELDGFEGEYIFPEHHESHAASAFFPSPFPSAAILTMDGVGEWTTTSWGTGSGNRLTLTHDIQFPHSLGLLYSAFTYYTGFKVNSGEYKVMGLAPYGNPVYVGKIYDHLIDVRPDGSFRLNMDYFEYPYGLKMTNRAFDDLFGGPARKPESRLTQREMDLARSVQVVTEEVVLKIATHIRQETGEKNLCLAGGVALNCVANGLLHKKGVFERIWVQPASGDAGGALGAVLYGWYHALEKERHPHTTDSQKGSYLGPDYSNQEIRDFILTTGVKYHEQHGGLPELVARLIDEGMVIGLFHGRMEYGPRALGNRSIIGDARSATMQSTMNLKIKFRESFRPFAPAVKAEKVSDWFDFSGESPYMLMVADVLEKHRVPSKTEGLFGIDLLNQPRSVLPAITHVDHSARLQTVHRETNPFFWSVLDEFEKRTGVPVIINTSFNVRGEPIVNLPSEAFDCFMNTDMDVLVLGNFVLYKKEMPASSGREGYLNRFGLD, encoded by the coding sequence ATGACGGCGATTCTTGGAATATCCTGCTTTTACCATGACTCCGCAGCAGCCATTCTGGTGGATGGTGAGGTGGTGGCTGCTGCACAGGAAGAACGGTTCACACGGGTAAAACACGATGACCGTTTTCCGCATGAAGCCATTGCTTTCTGTCTGAAAAAGGCAGGTCTGAAGGTATCCGACCTGACCCATGTTGCCTTCTATGACAAACCAATTCAGAAGTTTGACCGGCTGCTTGAAACATACGTCTCTTACGCTCCGCTGGGTTTGCGTTCGTTCTTACGAGCCATGCCCGTCTGGCTGAAGGACAAACTGTGGACTCAGGATACCATTCAGAAAGAACTGGATGGATTTGAAGGGGAGTACATTTTCCCCGAGCATCATGAATCACACGCCGCATCGGCCTTTTTTCCGTCGCCTTTTCCCTCAGCAGCTATTCTGACCATGGATGGTGTTGGTGAATGGACCACCACTTCCTGGGGAACGGGCTCTGGAAACCGCCTTACGCTCACTCACGATATACAGTTCCCGCACAGCCTTGGTTTATTGTATTCGGCCTTCACCTATTATACCGGATTCAAGGTCAACAGTGGTGAGTATAAAGTCATGGGGTTGGCACCTTATGGCAATCCGGTATATGTCGGGAAAATCTACGATCACCTCATTGATGTCCGGCCGGATGGATCCTTCCGTTTAAACATGGACTACTTTGAGTATCCATATGGCCTGAAAATGACCAACCGGGCTTTTGACGATCTTTTCGGCGGCCCCGCCCGTAAACCCGAATCCCGACTGACCCAACGTGAAATGGATCTGGCCCGCTCTGTACAGGTGGTAACTGAAGAGGTGGTGCTTAAAATCGCCACCCACATCCGGCAGGAAACAGGGGAGAAGAACCTTTGTCTGGCCGGGGGTGTGGCTCTTAACTGTGTGGCAAACGGACTTCTTCATAAAAAGGGGGTGTTCGAACGCATCTGGGTTCAGCCCGCCAGTGGTGATGCAGGAGGCGCCTTGGGAGCCGTTCTCTACGGGTGGTACCATGCCCTTGAAAAGGAACGACATCCGCACACGACCGACAGCCAGAAGGGCAGTTATCTCGGCCCGGATTATTCGAATCAGGAAATCAGAGACTTTATTCTGACGACTGGCGTCAAATACCATGAACAGCATGGCGGCTTACCGGAATTGGTGGCCCGGCTTATTGATGAGGGCATGGTGATCGGTTTGTTTCACGGCCGGATGGAATACGGTCCGAGGGCCCTGGGAAACCGGAGCATCATTGGCGATGCAAGATCGGCTACCATGCAATCGACCATGAACCTGAAAATTAAATTCCGGGAAAGTTTCCGTCCGTTTGCACCCGCTGTCAAAGCAGAAAAAGTGAGTGATTGGTTCGATTTTTCGGGCGAGAGTCCCTACATGCTGATGGTTGCAGATGTGTTGGAAAAACACCGTGTCCCATCAAAAACAGAAGGTTTATTCGGAATCGACCTTCTGAATCAGCCTCGGTCGGTCCTGCCGGCAATCACCCATGTGGATCACTCGGCACGACTGCAGACCGTTCACAGGGAAACCAATCCGTTTTTCTGGTCCGTTCTGGATGAGTTTGAAAAACGCACAGGGGTTCCTGTCATTATCAATACGTCATTTAATGTGAGGGGAGAACCCATTGTCAACCTGCCATCCGAGGCCTTTGACTGTTTCATGAACACCGACATGGATGTTCTGGTTCTCGGTAATTTCGTTCTGTATAAGAAGGAAATGCCTGCCTCATCCGGCAGGGAAGGCTATCTGAACCGCTTCGGACTAGATTAA
- a CDS encoding S8 family serine peptidase encodes MAIRQTNRQPGAGAVQMVNDVTNPAKVEKKTAKTPHRQVGLFPLLKESGMDVSNRVKNQKNLLCFQPFHWWVLVVFVLIPCWTGLSQENLFAQSKMGAGLQRTIGHPVKTEARIREEKQDHHFTLLLKDQSESALSAISGAGFRIQTQLGSLITVSGPVDRLPDLMSVPFVQWIEDGPADSPLMNTSRSTLMSGSTWIGTWTDSVHASGLTGENALIGVVDDGFSIASGDYQTISGATRIAWIWNQATNTPARYPTQPAYSYGTEWSSADIDEGLVTGLPGSSHGSVCLSIAASDGSQSGIKGMAPSAGIILVIRKSGSTLSNTVDAFNYIQKKAKAMNRPVAISYSLGSQFGPHDGTKLHELAIDSLSGPGVIFAIAAGNNGGQSIHLSGAVPPAGFSDSVTVSITSNDQTNGKAFAVNNWFPPGDSIDIRIKSPSGTRYGPFIRRSVYDTLSTPDGFLYVQNTLDPVSNLVGIDWELINFNNRKVKTGTWTIIMSTRHSQTGGNWDGWVYLSSIPGSVQTHVNSERTLTMPATAREAIAVAAYEKGTGLRQSSSSTGPTRDGRMKPEVTAPSNVNSGAGSLGGTSASAPHMAGLAALLFQADPELTPEQIKGLIQTGSRTDSQTGSTPNYSWGFGKLNSYYTALAQNPGLPVEITGFRAFLSGNQLLAFWEVVHESELAGYVLQMGNQAILHFSEDPSLQASGRTSYQARYSIQSVPAPPVLTLQAIGLDGRIHQEISTTVTDQSEKPDSFHANPPYPNPGNPSLQLPVTLFRPSMLTLSLYSVTGQEIWKQTFRGEAGSHSIGVSATGLASGVYILHVTDSFHSQSFRLMILR; translated from the coding sequence TTGGCAATTCGGCAAACCAACCGGCAGCCCGGTGCTGGCGCTGTCCAGATGGTTAATGATGTAACCAACCCGGCAAAGGTTGAAAAAAAGACTGCAAAAACGCCCCATCGGCAGGTGGGGTTGTTTCCGCTGCTGAAGGAGAGTGGGATGGATGTATCTAATCGTGTGAAAAATCAGAAAAACCTCCTCTGTTTTCAGCCGTTTCATTGGTGGGTGCTGGTTGTTTTTGTCCTGATCCCTTGTTGGACTGGTTTGTCGCAGGAAAACCTGTTTGCTCAAAGCAAAATGGGAGCCGGATTGCAGCGAACCATCGGTCACCCGGTTAAAACGGAAGCCAGGATCCGAGAAGAAAAGCAGGATCACCATTTCACCCTTCTCCTCAAGGATCAATCAGAATCGGCCCTTTCAGCCATTTCCGGGGCTGGTTTCCGCATCCAGACTCAACTGGGCAGCCTCATAACGGTTTCAGGTCCCGTGGATCGTCTTCCTGATCTTATGTCCGTTCCCTTTGTTCAATGGATCGAAGATGGGCCGGCCGATTCACCGCTGATGAATACAAGCCGATCGACCCTCATGAGCGGGTCCACCTGGATCGGAACCTGGACCGATTCAGTCCATGCTTCCGGACTGACGGGAGAAAACGCCCTCATTGGGGTGGTGGATGACGGATTTTCAATCGCCTCAGGCGACTATCAGACCATATCAGGTGCGACTCGGATTGCCTGGATCTGGAATCAGGCAACCAATACTCCGGCCCGGTATCCCACCCAGCCAGCCTATTCGTATGGCACGGAATGGTCTTCAGCCGACATCGATGAAGGATTGGTCACTGGTCTACCCGGGAGCAGTCATGGGTCGGTATGCCTTTCGATTGCCGCCTCGGATGGATCACAGTCCGGAATCAAGGGCATGGCACCATCTGCCGGCATTATTCTGGTGATCAGAAAATCAGGCTCCACGCTCAGCAACACGGTGGATGCGTTCAATTACATTCAGAAGAAGGCGAAGGCCATGAACCGTCCTGTGGCCATCTCTTACAGCCTTGGCAGTCAGTTTGGTCCGCATGATGGAACCAAACTTCATGAACTGGCCATTGATTCGCTATCGGGTCCCGGTGTCATTTTTGCCATTGCGGCCGGCAATAATGGTGGTCAATCCATTCATTTATCCGGTGCAGTGCCTCCTGCTGGATTCAGTGATTCTGTGACGGTCAGTATCACCTCAAATGACCAGACCAACGGCAAGGCATTTGCAGTGAACAATTGGTTTCCTCCGGGAGATAGCATTGATATCCGGATAAAAAGTCCCTCTGGAACCCGATACGGCCCATTTATCAGGCGGTCAGTCTATGACACCTTGTCCACACCCGATGGGTTTCTCTATGTTCAGAATACGCTGGACCCGGTCAGTAATCTGGTCGGAATTGACTGGGAACTGATCAATTTCAATAACCGGAAGGTCAAGACAGGCACCTGGACCATTATCATGTCCACCCGGCATTCACAAACCGGGGGAAACTGGGATGGGTGGGTTTACCTGTCATCCATTCCGGGCTCGGTTCAGACCCATGTGAACAGTGAGCGCACCCTGACCATGCCTGCCACGGCACGTGAAGCCATTGCGGTTGCAGCCTATGAAAAAGGCACAGGTTTACGGCAATCCTCTTCAAGCACCGGACCCACACGCGATGGCAGGATGAAGCCGGAAGTCACCGCACCATCGAACGTGAACTCTGGAGCAGGTTCGCTGGGAGGGACTTCTGCATCGGCTCCCCACATGGCAGGATTGGCCGCTTTGTTGTTTCAGGCCGATCCGGAATTGACTCCCGAACAGATTAAAGGCCTGATTCAGACTGGCTCAAGGACCGATTCACAAACCGGTTCCACACCCAATTATTCCTGGGGCTTTGGAAAACTGAACAGCTATTACACTGCTTTGGCACAAAACCCGGGGCTGCCCGTTGAAATCACGGGTTTCCGGGCTTTTCTTTCAGGGAATCAGCTTCTCGCCTTCTGGGAGGTGGTTCATGAATCAGAACTGGCGGGCTATGTTTTGCAGATGGGAAATCAGGCGATTCTTCATTTCTCAGAGGATCCTTCCCTGCAGGCAAGCGGACGGACTTCTTATCAGGCACGGTACTCCATTCAATCTGTTCCGGCGCCTCCGGTTCTCACGCTGCAGGCGATCGGTCTGGATGGACGGATTCACCAGGAAATCAGCACCACCGTGACAGATCAATCCGAAAAACCCGACTCCTTTCATGCCAACCCTCCGTACCCGAACCCTGGAAATCCATCCCTTCAGTTGCCGGTCACCTTATTCCGACCGTCCATGCTGACACTGTCTCTGTACTCGGTAACTGGCCAGGAAATTTGGAAACAGACTTTCCGCGGTGAAGCAGGCAGCCATTCAATCGGTGTTTCTGCCACCGGACTTGCATCGGGTGTCTATATTCTTCATGTGACCGATTCATTCCACAGTCAGTCCTTCCGGCTGATGATTCTTCGGTAG
- a CDS encoding M48 family metallopeptidase produces the protein MPNRTAATNSTISDPEFGTFTLSRGTGFRRLSLRVNPTGLWITAPRLVSDALIAQFIDSHRSWIRKQLVKVSRIEKVNTSLTPGNPIQTRFHTLNMEAEFTDAPRLSFRQHQAVLTVPFYMNPDEPVIRQAVREALLVIWRKEARHWLPGRIAQLAGLHQFQYGKVTFRHTTTRWGSCTARNDLNLSIQVMRLPDHLTDYLILHELCHTRQKNHQTPFWQLLESVCPGARKLDKELNTYRLDAF, from the coding sequence ATGCCAAACCGAACAGCGGCCACCAACAGCACCATTTCAGACCCGGAATTCGGCACGTTTACCCTCAGCAGGGGAACCGGCTTCAGGCGTCTGTCCCTGCGGGTCAATCCAACCGGTCTTTGGATCACCGCCCCCCGTCTGGTTTCCGATGCCCTGATTGCACAATTTATCGACTCTCACCGGTCCTGGATCAGGAAACAACTGGTGAAGGTCAGCCGGATTGAGAAAGTCAACACATCCCTGACTCCGGGAAATCCGATTCAAACCCGTTTTCATACACTCAACATGGAAGCAGAGTTTACCGATGCTCCACGTTTATCATTCAGACAGCATCAGGCTGTTCTGACCGTTCCTTTTTATATGAATCCAGATGAACCGGTGATTCGTCAGGCTGTCCGCGAGGCGCTTCTGGTCATCTGGCGGAAAGAAGCCCGGCACTGGTTGCCCGGACGAATTGCTCAGCTCGCCGGACTCCACCAGTTTCAATATGGAAAAGTTACTTTTCGGCACACCACAACCAGATGGGGCAGCTGCACCGCCAGAAATGATCTCAACTTATCCATTCAGGTCATGCGGTTACCCGACCACCTAACCGATTACCTGATCCTTCACGAACTATGCCACACTCGCCAGAAAAACCACCAGACTCCTTTCTGGCAGTTGCTTGAATCGGTCTGTCCCGGTGCCAGAAAACTCGACAAGGAATTAAACACATACAGACTGGATGCATTCTGA
- a CDS encoding site-2 protease family protein produces the protein MGESPNPPSNQPADLFSSAAFPTKPVRYTQSIWIHLLLILATFLTTALSGVIWLNLWRPNESFNLWLIFMGFPYAVAVMVILGCHEFGHYFAALYHRISVSLPYFIPFPPIPFEMSFGTMGAVIRIKSPIRNRIQLMDIGAYGPIAGFGVALLILIIAAATIPPIDYLHTIHPNYRFLSEIPGPESARGSGDVLVFGENIIFYLVLKYMLPYQIPMSEMYHYPLLLAAYLGLFITALNLLPFGQLDGGHIVYSLLGPVWHKVISWITVSFCLIAGTIGLVSKFQDIANPALFWPGWLVWGLVMLFVIRPGHPPLTEAVPLDTKRKVIAYLSAVIFILCFTPVPFDLR, from the coding sequence ATGGGTGAGTCCCCAAACCCGCCTTCCAATCAGCCTGCCGACCTTTTCTCATCGGCTGCCTTTCCCACAAAACCAGTTCGGTACACCCAATCGATCTGGATTCATTTGCTGCTGATTCTGGCTACCTTTCTGACCACAGCGCTTTCGGGTGTCATCTGGCTGAATCTGTGGCGGCCCAATGAAAGTTTTAATCTGTGGCTCATTTTCATGGGATTCCCCTACGCCGTTGCAGTAATGGTGATTCTGGGTTGTCATGAATTTGGTCACTATTTCGCGGCTTTGTATCACCGGATTTCAGTTTCACTTCCATACTTTATTCCTTTCCCACCGATCCCCTTTGAAATGAGTTTCGGAACCATGGGGGCGGTAATCCGCATCAAATCACCCATCAGAAACCGGATTCAATTGATGGATATCGGCGCCTATGGGCCCATCGCAGGCTTTGGCGTTGCCCTTTTAATTCTGATTATTGCGGCGGCTACCATTCCCCCCATTGATTACCTCCATACCATACATCCCAATTACCGGTTTCTTTCAGAGATTCCTGGTCCGGAAAGTGCCAGAGGAAGTGGTGATGTGCTTGTTTTCGGCGAAAACATCATCTTTTACCTGGTTCTGAAGTACATGTTGCCTTACCAGATTCCCATGAGCGAAATGTACCACTATCCTCTTCTGCTGGCTGCTTATCTTGGATTGTTTATCACCGCCCTTAACCTGCTGCCTTTCGGTCAGCTGGATGGTGGTCACATCGTGTATTCCCTGCTTGGGCCGGTCTGGCACAAAGTGATTTCCTGGATCACCGTGTCTTTTTGCCTTATTGCAGGGACAATCGGCCTTGTTTCAAAATTTCAGGATATTGCAAACCCGGCACTTTTCTGGCCAGGCTGGCTGGTATGGGGCCTGGTAATGCTGTTTGTGATCAGACCCGGGCACCCTCCGCTGACCGAAGCAGTCCCGCTTGATACAAAGAGAAAAGTGATTGCATACCTCAGTGCTGTCATTTTTATACTGTGCTTCACTCCTGTTCCATTTGATCTGCGGTAA